In a single window of the Acinetobacter sp. CS-2 genome:
- the nirB gene encoding nitrite reductase large subunit NirB, which produces MKLVMIGHGMVGHKFIESVLEHAGDEVEITILAEEPRLAYDRVHLTEYFTGKSAKDLTLCRADFADAYGIDLRLSTKAIAIDTLNKTVTTNHGEVIAYDKLVLATGSYAFVPPIPGNERENCFVYRTIEDLDAIRATSLNAKTGVVIGGGLLGLEAAKALRDLDLETHVVEFAPRLMAVQIDDLGGKVLRAKIENLGVKVHTQKATQCIEAGENTTHVMKFGDGSELETDIVLFSAGIRPRDELAHQSGLALGERGGIVINDYCQTSDADIYAIGECALWQNKIYGLVAPGYDMARIAAKHVMDQACNSFTGADMSTKLKLMGVDVASVGDAHAMTPNALSYFYADEDAMIYKKIVVNAEKTKLLGAVLVGCAKEYNDLLQMMLNGLEIPENPESLIMPGYIQSSAKTGGSGVDLLPDSATICSCNNVSKADICSAIADGSTSLGALKKCTKAATACGGCAPLVTQVLKSELQRQGVTVNNHLCEHFAYSRQELYHLVRVNEIKTFDDLIGQHGHGLGCDICKPTAANILASCWNDFVLKPSHAGLQDSNDYYLGNVQKDGSYSVVPRMAGGEVTPEGLIAIGQIAKEYGLYTKLTGGQRVDMFGAQVHQLPEIWEKLINAGFESGHAYGKSLRTVKSCVGSTWCRYGVDDSVGLAIFLENRYKGLRSPHKLKMAVSGCTRECAEAQSKDVGVIATEKGWNLYVCGNGGMKPRHAELLASDLDTQTLIRYIDRFFMFYIQTADRLQRTSVWRDNLEGGLDYLKDVVVNDSLGLAAELERRMNHVVGTYQDEWRTAVEDPEVRKRFVTFINAKVEQQNDPHIQFAEVRGQIRPKTEAERDVMRIPVVEA; this is translated from the coding sequence ATGAAATTAGTCATGATTGGTCACGGTATGGTAGGGCACAAGTTCATTGAATCGGTTCTTGAACATGCAGGTGACGAGGTTGAAATCACGATTCTGGCAGAAGAACCACGTTTAGCTTATGACCGTGTGCATTTAACCGAATATTTCACTGGTAAATCAGCCAAAGACTTAACTTTATGTCGTGCGGATTTTGCCGATGCCTATGGTATTGATCTGCGTTTAAGCACCAAAGCTATTGCAATAGATACTCTGAATAAAACCGTTACCACCAATCATGGCGAAGTCATTGCATATGACAAACTGGTGCTGGCAACTGGTTCATATGCTTTTGTTCCTCCTATTCCAGGGAATGAGCGTGAAAACTGCTTTGTTTACCGTACTATTGAAGACCTAGATGCCATTCGTGCCACGAGTTTAAATGCCAAAACCGGCGTGGTGATTGGTGGTGGTTTACTCGGTTTGGAAGCTGCGAAAGCCTTGCGTGATCTGGATCTTGAAACCCATGTGGTCGAATTTGCACCCCGTTTAATGGCGGTACAAATTGATGATTTAGGCGGTAAGGTTTTACGTGCAAAAATCGAAAATCTGGGTGTGAAAGTTCATACCCAAAAAGCTACACAATGCATCGAAGCCGGTGAAAATACCACGCATGTGATGAAGTTTGGCGATGGTTCTGAACTTGAAACCGATATCGTTTTATTCTCTGCGGGGATTCGCCCACGTGATGAATTGGCGCATCAAAGCGGCTTGGCGCTGGGTGAGCGTGGCGGTATTGTCATCAATGATTATTGCCAGACTTCTGATGCTGACATTTACGCGATTGGTGAATGTGCACTGTGGCAAAACAAAATTTATGGTCTGGTGGCTCCGGGCTATGACATGGCACGTATTGCAGCCAAACATGTCATGGATCAGGCTTGCAATTCATTTACCGGCGCAGACATGAGCACCAAGCTCAAACTGATGGGGGTAGATGTGGCATCGGTGGGTGATGCGCATGCCATGACGCCAAATGCCTTAAGTTATTTCTATGCAGATGAAGATGCCATGATTTATAAAAAAATCGTGGTGAATGCGGAAAAAACCAAGCTACTCGGTGCTGTTCTGGTGGGCTGTGCCAAAGAATATAACGACCTGCTGCAAATGATGCTGAATGGATTGGAAATTCCAGAAAATCCGGAAAGCCTGATCATGCCGGGTTATATACAATCCTCAGCGAAAACAGGCGGCAGCGGTGTCGATTTACTGCCAGACAGCGCAACCATCTGTTCATGTAATAACGTCTCTAAAGCCGATATTTGCAGTGCTATCGCTGATGGTTCAACCTCGCTGGGTGCCTTGAAAAAATGTACTAAAGCGGCAACGGCTTGTGGCGGATGTGCACCTTTAGTCACTCAAGTATTGAAATCTGAATTGCAACGTCAAGGGGTGACTGTAAACAATCACCTTTGCGAACACTTTGCCTATTCACGCCAGGAGCTGTATCACCTGGTGCGGGTCAATGAAATCAAAACCTTTGATGATTTGATCGGACAACATGGTCACGGTCTAGGTTGTGATATCTGTAAACCGACTGCGGCAAATATTCTCGCATCTTGCTGGAATGACTTTGTGCTCAAACCAAGTCATGCAGGATTACAAGACAGTAATGACTATTATCTGGGTAATGTTCAAAAAGATGGCTCTTACTCGGTTGTACCGCGAATGGCTGGAGGTGAAGTCACTCCAGAGGGCCTGATTGCAATCGGTCAAATTGCCAAAGAATACGGTTTATATACTAAACTCACCGGTGGACAACGGGTCGACATGTTTGGTGCACAAGTGCATCAGCTGCCTGAAATCTGGGAGAAACTGATCAATGCCGGTTTTGAGTCAGGACATGCTTACGGTAAATCATTGCGTACCGTGAAATCTTGCGTCGGCAGTACCTGGTGCCGTTATGGGGTGGATGACTCAGTCGGTTTGGCCATCTTCCTGGAAAACCGTTACAAAGGTCTGCGTTCACCACACAAACTGAAAATGGCGGTGTCGGGCTGTACCCGTGAATGTGCCGAAGCACAAAGTAAAGATGTTGGGGTGATTGCTACAGAAAAAGGCTGGAACCTGTATGTCTGCGGTAATGGCGGCATGAAACCACGCCACGCGGAATTGCTGGCATCGGATCTGGATACGCAAACTCTAATCCGTTATATCGACCGCTTCTTTATGTTCTATATCCAAACTGCAGACCGTTTGCAACGTACTTCGGTATGGCGTGACAACCTGGAAGGCGGTCTAGATTATTTAAAAGATGTGGTGGTAAATGACTCACTGGGTCTGGCTGCTGAACTGGAACGCCGTATGAACCATGTGGTCGGCACCTATCAAGATGAATGGCGTACCGCGGTGGAAGATCCGGAAGTCCGTAAACGCTTCGTAACCTTTATCAATGCAAAAGTTGAACAACAAAATGATCCACACATTCAATTCGCCGAGGTGCGCGGGCAAATCCGTCCAAAAACCGAGGCTGAACGTGATGTGATGCGTATTCCTGTTGTTGAAGCTTAA
- the nirD gene encoding nitrite reductase small subunit NirD, translating to MTILKEMNKTNELEWLEICALDDITPNTGVGALIENQQIAIFRVGNEKRVYALSNQDPFSQAFVMSRGIIGDLQGERVVASPIYKQHFSLATGRCLEDKDQKLLVFPSKIENGKVWISPTPQKTYITNNGTSQEKMKLVLVGNGLAGMRCLEDLLDMAPERYEVTVIGEEPWGNYNRIMLSPVLSGDKTIDDIMLHPHAWYSDKNIRFIAGDAAVKIDRPRKQVYTEKGLVVDYDRLILATGSKPFVPPIPGSDLKGVISFRDIYDVNTMLDYCKSKQNAVVIGGGLLGLEAAYGLKQRGMNVMVLHLMDRIMERQLDSRASSLLRQSIEAKGINIMTQANTEQLIGEDGHVTQIKLKDGMVLDADLVVFAVGIRPNMALAQSAGLRCNRGVMVNDTMQTFDPSIYAVGECIEHRNQTFGLVEPLWGQAFICASHLAEHGSLTFKAPTVPTQLKVSGCDVFSAGRIDLENGEPQDDYEDIILNDEKRQIYKRIIIQKDKVIGAVLFGDTEDGAWYAELISDQTPISNIRNKLLFGKDFALKKAG from the coding sequence ATGACAATTTTAAAAGAAATGAATAAAACCAATGAGCTGGAATGGCTGGAAATTTGTGCACTGGATGACATTACCCCGAATACCGGTGTAGGTGCATTAATTGAAAATCAGCAAATTGCCATTTTCCGTGTCGGTAATGAAAAACGCGTCTATGCCTTGAGCAATCAAGATCCGTTTAGTCAGGCTTTTGTCATGTCGCGCGGCATCATTGGCGATTTGCAGGGTGAGCGTGTAGTGGCATCTCCCATCTACAAGCAGCATTTCAGTCTGGCCACCGGACGTTGTCTGGAAGATAAAGATCAAAAGTTACTGGTTTTCCCAAGCAAGATTGAAAATGGCAAGGTCTGGATCAGTCCTACACCGCAAAAAACCTATATCACCAATAACGGCACTTCCCAAGAAAAGATGAAACTGGTGTTGGTAGGTAATGGTCTGGCGGGTATGCGCTGTCTGGAAGACTTACTGGATATGGCACCTGAACGTTATGAAGTGACGGTCATTGGCGAAGAGCCGTGGGGCAACTATAACCGCATCATGCTTTCACCGGTGTTATCTGGCGATAAAACCATTGATGACATCATGCTGCATCCACATGCCTGGTATAGCGATAAAAACATTCGCTTTATTGCCGGTGATGCTGCGGTGAAAATTGACCGTCCACGTAAGCAGGTCTATACCGAAAAAGGCTTGGTGGTGGATTATGATCGTCTAATTCTGGCAACAGGTTCCAAACCCTTTGTCCCGCCTATTCCAGGTTCGGACTTAAAGGGCGTGATCAGTTTCCGCGATATCTATGATGTCAATACCATGCTGGATTACTGCAAATCTAAACAGAATGCCGTGGTGATTGGTGGCGGTCTGCTTGGGCTTGAAGCAGCTTATGGCCTGAAACAACGCGGTATGAATGTGATGGTCTTGCATTTGATGGATCGCATCATGGAACGTCAATTGGATAGTCGTGCAAGCAGCTTGTTAAGACAAAGTATTGAAGCCAAGGGCATCAACATCATGACTCAAGCCAATACCGAACAACTGATTGGCGAAGATGGTCATGTCACTCAAATCAAGCTGAAAGATGGCATGGTGCTGGATGCTGATCTGGTGGTTTTCGCCGTGGGGATTCGTCCTAATATGGCATTGGCGCAAAGTGCTGGCTTACGTTGTAACCGTGGTGTGATGGTGAATGACACTATGCAAACCTTTGACCCAAGTATTTATGCGGTGGGGGAATGTATTGAGCACCGTAATCAAACCTTCGGTCTGGTTGAACCACTTTGGGGCCAAGCCTTTATTTGTGCCTCACATCTGGCCGAACACGGCAGCCTGACCTTCAAGGCACCAACGGTTCCAACCCAGCTCAAGGTCAGCGGCTGTGATGTATTTTCAGCGGGTCGAATTGATTTAGAAAATGGTGAACCCCAGGACGATTACGAAGACATTATTTTGAATGATGAAAAACGTCAGATTTATAAACGCATTATTATTCAAAAAGATAAAGTCATTGGTGCAGTGCTGTTTGGTGATACTGAAGATGGTGCCTGGTATGCAGAGCTGATTTCTGATCAAACGCCAATCAGTAATATTCGTAATAAATTGCTCTTTGGTAAAGATTTTGCATTAAAGAAAGCAGGTTAG
- a CDS encoding nitrate reductase, with the protein MKSIPIMELHSSTEINTKITNTTCPYCGVGCGVTATVQDTALGQKVSVAGDVNHPSNYGKLCIKGGNLADTIGLETRVLHPMLGRKNQREKTDWNTATDLIAEKFQQCIDQYGRDSIGFYVSGQLLTEDYYVVNKFVKGYLGTANIDTNSRLCMSSAVAAHKRAFGEDIVPASYEDFEHTDMVVLVGSNTAWCHPVLYQRVMKAKEQRDLFVVVIDPRFTSTCEAADLHLPILPGQDVALFNGLLQYLAQNGHADPDFIDQYTQGLEQALTYSQTESSIEDVAVRTGISLEKLQVFYQKFAQTEKVMTLFSMGVNQSSQGVNKANSITNCHLFTGKIGKLGAAPFSMTGQPNAMGGREVGGLANMLAAHLELENENHQQLVQNFWQSPYIAKQAGFKAVDLFHAVESGKIKAIWIMATNPVVSLPDADQVKRALDKCEFVVVSDICQDTDTTQYADVLLPALGWGEKDGTVTNSERRISRQRAFLEEPEQAKADWWAISQVAKKMGFDGFEFNNSHDIFLEHARLSAEQNSEPDLRADTPNFRYFNLKALSDLNKTEYDELQPVQWPVWSAQQQDGAVARMYGKGQFSHVDGKAKFIAINAVDPVNQVCSEFPLVLNTGRIRDQWHTMSRTGLSANLSTHRAEPFCEIHPHDALKYGIKDGELVEVKSKWGNCVLRATVSDDIRRGQVFAPIHWNDQVASDARIGKVVNPVVDPISGEPEFKHTPVIIHPFYSQWQGVFYVRQGFEKIVQSSIENTVWWTKITTVKAVRYELADRKKFTQTTEHLKELLPFQDESFEWLNIEDQTAHISHSVILKDGHLIASLYIAPKALLPDRDWVASLFKRERLSAMHRKALLAGQAMSMANNEGPLVCSCFKVGKNRIIETIKTQNITDEKQVTACLKAGGNCGSCLPEIRGLIKACQMEAVE; encoded by the coding sequence ATGAAGAGTATTCCCATTATGGAACTGCATAGCTCCACAGAAATAAATACCAAAATCACCAATACCACCTGTCCCTATTGTGGGGTAGGTTGTGGTGTCACTGCGACTGTGCAGGACACTGCTTTAGGGCAAAAAGTGTCGGTTGCAGGGGATGTCAATCATCCATCCAACTACGGGAAACTGTGCATTAAAGGCGGTAATCTCGCCGATACCATTGGCTTGGAAACACGTGTTCTCCATCCTATGCTTGGTCGTAAGAACCAGCGTGAAAAGACCGATTGGAATACCGCAACAGATTTAATTGCCGAAAAGTTTCAGCAATGTATTGATCAATATGGTCGTGACAGTATTGGCTTTTATGTGTCCGGGCAATTGCTGACTGAAGATTATTATGTGGTGAACAAGTTCGTCAAAGGTTACCTCGGTACAGCCAATATCGATACCAATTCACGACTCTGTATGTCATCTGCGGTTGCTGCACACAAACGTGCTTTCGGTGAAGATATTGTTCCGGCGAGCTATGAAGATTTTGAACATACCGACATGGTGGTGTTGGTCGGTTCCAATACGGCATGGTGTCATCCGGTGTTATATCAACGCGTCATGAAAGCCAAAGAGCAACGTGATCTGTTTGTGGTGGTGATTGACCCGCGTTTTACCAGTACCTGTGAAGCAGCAGATTTACATTTACCGATTTTACCGGGGCAAGATGTCGCTCTATTTAACGGCTTATTACAGTATCTGGCGCAAAATGGCCATGCAGACCCAGATTTTATTGATCAATATACGCAAGGCTTAGAACAAGCTTTAACATACAGTCAAACTGAATCGTCCATTGAAGATGTCGCTGTACGTACTGGTATTTCACTGGAAAAACTGCAAGTTTTTTATCAGAAATTTGCCCAAACTGAAAAAGTGATGACCCTGTTTTCCATGGGGGTGAATCAGTCTTCGCAAGGAGTGAACAAAGCCAACAGCATCACCAACTGCCATTTATTCACGGGAAAAATTGGCAAGCTGGGTGCAGCGCCATTTTCCATGACTGGACAGCCGAATGCGATGGGCGGACGTGAGGTCGGTGGTTTAGCCAACATGCTGGCGGCCCATCTGGAGCTGGAAAATGAAAACCATCAACAACTGGTGCAAAACTTCTGGCAAAGCCCTTATATTGCCAAGCAGGCTGGCTTTAAGGCCGTTGATCTATTCCATGCGGTAGAAAGTGGCAAAATTAAAGCCATCTGGATTATGGCGACCAATCCTGTGGTGAGCTTACCCGATGCCGATCAGGTAAAACGTGCTTTAGACAAGTGTGAATTTGTGGTGGTGTCCGACATTTGCCAAGACACAGACACCACACAATATGCCGATGTGCTGTTACCGGCTTTAGGCTGGGGTGAAAAAGATGGGACCGTCACCAATTCTGAACGCCGTATTTCCAGACAGCGCGCATTTTTAGAAGAGCCAGAACAGGCTAAAGCTGACTGGTGGGCGATCAGTCAGGTCGCTAAAAAAATGGGCTTTGATGGTTTTGAGTTTAACAATAGTCATGACATTTTTCTGGAACATGCACGACTCTCGGCTGAGCAGAATTCAGAGCCAGATCTGCGCGCTGATACGCCAAATTTCCGTTATTTCAATTTAAAGGCTTTAAGCGATTTAAATAAAACCGAATATGATGAACTGCAACCGGTGCAGTGGCCAGTTTGGTCTGCACAGCAACAAGACGGTGCTGTGGCACGCATGTATGGCAAAGGGCAATTTAGCCATGTCGATGGCAAAGCTAAATTTATTGCCATTAACGCGGTAGATCCGGTTAATCAAGTGTGTAGCGAATTTCCGTTGGTTTTAAATACCGGGCGGATTCGTGACCAATGGCACACCATGAGCCGTACCGGTTTATCTGCCAATTTAAGTACCCATCGTGCAGAGCCGTTTTGTGAAATCCATCCGCATGATGCTTTGAAATACGGGATCAAAGATGGTGAATTGGTAGAAGTCAAATCAAAATGGGGTAACTGCGTATTACGGGCGACGGTCAGTGATGATATTCGTCGTGGACAGGTATTTGCACCGATCCACTGGAATGACCAGGTCGCGTCCGATGCGCGTATTGGCAAAGTGGTCAATCCGGTGGTCGATCCAATTTCCGGTGAGCCTGAATTTAAACATACCCCCGTAATCATCCATCCATTTTATAGTCAGTGGCAGGGCGTATTTTACGTGCGTCAGGGCTTTGAAAAAATCGTGCAATCCTCCATTGAAAATACGGTGTGGTGGACGAAAATTACCACGGTTAAAGCTGTGCGCTATGAACTGGCAGACCGTAAAAAATTTACCCAGACCACTGAACATTTGAAAGAGCTGTTACCGTTTCAGGATGAAAGTTTTGAATGGTTGAACATTGAAGATCAGACCGCTCATATCAGTCACAGCGTGATATTGAAAGATGGTCATTTGATTGCCAGTTTGTATATTGCCCCTAAAGCTTTACTTCCAGATCGGGACTGGGTCGCAAGCCTGTTTAAACGTGAACGTCTAAGTGCCATGCACCGTAAAGCTTTACTGGCTGGACAAGCCATGTCGATGGCCAACAATGAAGGTCCGTTGGTTTGTAGCTGTTTTAAAGTGGGTAAAAACCGCATTATCGAAACCATTAAAACCCAAAATATCACCGATGAAAAACAGGTCACTGCATGTTTAAAAGCAGGCGGTAACTGCGGTTCATGTCTGCCTGAAATTCGTGGCTTGATCAAGGCTTGTCAAATGGAGGCGGTGGAATGA
- a CDS encoding molybdenum cofactor guanylyltransferase, which translates to MRKKLKLSVYPRTDLVILAGGQAKRMNGINKLLQQFDDQIQLIKIHQQLKSSVQQIWINSHRDYSIYQKIIPSIHCYQDDESGFLGPLMGMKSAWTHVQADYVLFIPCDVTFIPARVVLKLHQALNKNALAEVAYVEINGTALYPFCLVKRSSLRTLITHLEQKQRSLRQCFSDLHAQVARFENHALFFHSINSLDELQQYQQLKFLH; encoded by the coding sequence ATGAGAAAGAAATTGAAACTTTCGGTATATCCGCGCACCGATCTGGTGATTTTAGCCGGTGGGCAGGCAAAACGGATGAATGGCATCAATAAACTATTACAGCAATTTGATGATCAAATTCAACTCATCAAAATACATCAACAGCTGAAATCCAGTGTTCAACAGATATGGATCAACAGCCATCGTGATTATTCAATTTATCAAAAAATCATTCCCAGCATTCATTGTTATCAGGATGATGAAAGCGGATTTTTAGGTCCGCTGATGGGAATGAAAAGTGCCTGGACCCATGTACAGGCCGACTATGTGCTGTTCATCCCCTGTGACGTCACCTTTATTCCTGCAAGAGTCGTTCTTAAGCTGCATCAGGCTTTGAATAAAAATGCTCTGGCCGAAGTGGCGTATGTAGAAATCAATGGTACAGCCCTGTATCCCTTCTGTCTGGTCAAGCGTAGCAGCTTACGTACCCTAATTACGCACCTTGAGCAAAAACAGCGCAGTTTAAGACAGTGTTTTTCAGATTTGCACGCTCAAGTGGCACGGTTTGAAAATCATGCCCTGTTTTTTCACAGTATTAACTCGCTGGATGAGCTTCAGCAGTATCAACAACTTAAATTTTTGCACTAA
- the moaA gene encoding GTP 3',8-cyclase MoaA, which yields MNMMTELETNTRFVDQFGRSKHKLRISVTDRCNFKCVYCMPEHPEWMKKHDLLSFEQLYQFCDFMVRRGIESIRITGGEPLMRQGVVHFVAQLQELKKLGLKRISITTNAHYLKQYAAALKQAGLDDLNISLDSLDTQQFKQLTQKDLSPVLEGIQAARAAGLPIKINSVLMKSMNDDQILPLARWSVQEKIILRFIEFMPLDGDRKWSSEYVVSEQQILDSLRTEFAVTQLRSDPARSTSEPARQYFIDGHPIGIISTITNSFCGTCDRVRLTAQGEFYNCLFAPQALNLKTEIKALNASEPLSELSLHAALSHYIWNKESGYHGIVQRLENQRMNKNSRKISMHMLGG from the coding sequence ATGAATATGATGACAGAGCTTGAAACCAATACACGATTTGTCGATCAATTTGGTCGCAGCAAGCACAAATTGCGGATTTCAGTAACCGATCGCTGTAATTTTAAGTGTGTCTATTGCATGCCGGAACATCCTGAGTGGATGAAAAAACACGATTTGCTCAGTTTTGAACAGCTCTATCAGTTTTGTGATTTTATGGTGCGTCGTGGTATTGAATCTATTCGGATCACGGGCGGAGAACCATTAATGCGTCAAGGGGTGGTGCATTTTGTCGCGCAGTTACAAGAGTTAAAAAAACTTGGGCTGAAACGCATTTCCATTACCACCAATGCCCATTATTTAAAACAATATGCAGCCGCATTAAAACAGGCCGGACTGGATGATTTAAACATAAGTCTGGATAGTTTGGATACCCAGCAATTTAAACAGCTGACCCAAAAAGATTTATCTCCTGTCCTTGAAGGAATTCAGGCAGCACGAGCTGCAGGTTTGCCGATCAAGATCAATAGTGTATTGATGAAGAGCATGAATGACGATCAAATTCTGCCTTTGGCACGCTGGTCGGTTCAAGAAAAAATTATCTTACGCTTTATTGAATTTATGCCACTGGATGGGGATCGTAAATGGTCGAGCGAGTATGTGGTCAGTGAACAACAGATTTTAGACAGCCTGCGTACTGAATTTGCTGTAACTCAACTGAGAAGTGACCCTGCGCGCTCAACTTCAGAGCCGGCACGACAGTATTTTATTGATGGTCATCCAATCGGAATCATATCCACCATCACCAATTCATTTTGTGGAACGTGTGACCGGGTACGTTTAACCGCACAAGGTGAGTTTTATAACTGTCTGTTTGCACCTCAAGCTTTGAATCTAAAAACTGAAATTAAAGCCCTGAACGCGTCTGAACCTTTGAGCGAACTGAGCTTGCATGCTGCATTATCACACTATATCTGGAACAAAGAATCAGGTTATCACGGCATAGTACAACGGTTGGAAAATCAGCGCATGAATAAAAACAGCCGCAAAATCAGCATGCACATGCTTGGAGGTTAA
- a CDS encoding MoaD/ThiS family protein produces MSQITIKIEAFGAVERQLPANLEMICSPYSTVGQVLAQIGQEYPVAFSMIERCACAIGEDIISRQTQFHADTTLVLLSPVAGG; encoded by the coding sequence ATGTCACAGATCACAATTAAAATTGAAGCCTTCGGTGCGGTAGAACGCCAGTTACCTGCAAACTTGGAGATGATCTGCAGCCCATACAGCACGGTTGGGCAAGTTTTGGCTCAAATTGGGCAGGAGTATCCGGTAGCTTTTAGCATGATTGAACGCTGTGCCTGTGCCATCGGCGAGGACATTATCTCACGTCAAACTCAATTCCATGCAGACACCACTTTGGTGCTGCTGTCACCGGTAGCAGGGGGATGA
- a CDS encoding molybdenum cofactor biosynthesis protein MoaE, whose translation MEQLKAFSRIQDTALTLDSFDQIEHFPECGGIGVFIGTVRNHHEGKAVKALKYTSYAPVAEKMIRQIEQEIQHKYGVSYVRVIHRIGALDIGEKAIIAITYAAHRREAFAACEEAVERVKHEVPVWKEEFYLDGSSQYVEGCCIRKDEADEAHSHPHPGDSSEQHDHQHCDHAKDHVKDNAAPIYQWPL comes from the coding sequence ATGGAACAGCTGAAAGCATTTTCACGAATTCAGGATACGGCCTTAACCTTAGACAGTTTTGATCAGATTGAGCATTTTCCAGAATGTGGCGGTATTGGGGTGTTCATTGGCACCGTGCGTAATCATCATGAAGGTAAAGCGGTTAAAGCGCTGAAATATACATCTTATGCACCGGTGGCGGAAAAAATGATTCGTCAGATTGAGCAGGAGATTCAGCATAAATATGGGGTGTCCTATGTTCGGGTGATTCACCGGATAGGAGCATTGGATATTGGTGAAAAAGCCATTATTGCCATTACCTATGCGGCACATCGACGCGAAGCCTTTGCTGCCTGTGAAGAAGCGGTAGAACGGGTCAAGCATGAAGTGCCGGTGTGGAAAGAAGAATTTTATCTGGATGGTAGCAGCCAATATGTAGAAGGCTGCTGTATCCGTAAAGATGAAGCAGATGAAGCACATTCACATCCTCATCCTGGAGACTCATCTGAACAGCATGATCATCAGCATTGTGACCATGCAAAAGATCATGTCAAAGACAATGCTGCGCCGATCTACCAATGGCCGCTTTAA
- the moaCB gene encoding bifunctional molybdenum cofactor biosynthesis protein MoaC/MoaB, whose amino-acid sequence MKNVGMKAESYRTAVATGILHAPPHCIELLRNGNTEKGDALKTARIAGILAAKRTDELIPLCHPLPIYRADVEYELFDAHVEIIATVETIGPTGVEMEALTAVSLAGLTLYDMLKPHCEPEDLCLDQVKLQKKKGGKSHFTRALKEALPASIIVLSDTVAAGKKPDTAGQNVLEILQEANFSDIAYQVIPDSPEQLLALVEQQKNDYPLILTVGGTGLGPKDLTVETIQPLLKREIPGLMEASRSFGQKRTPYAALSRGVAGYIDNSLVMTLPGSRQGAKESLIAVLPALVHLFDVQKNIPHPGGYQ is encoded by the coding sequence ATGAAAAATGTCGGGATGAAAGCAGAAAGTTATCGCACTGCAGTGGCTACAGGGATTCTGCACGCACCGCCACATTGCATCGAGTTATTACGTAACGGCAATACTGAAAAAGGCGATGCGCTGAAAACGGCACGAATTGCAGGGATTTTAGCGGCGAAACGTACCGATGAGCTGATTCCGCTGTGTCATCCGCTACCGATTTACCGTGCCGATGTGGAATATGAACTGTTTGATGCCCATGTCGAGATTATTGCCACTGTAGAAACCATTGGGCCGACAGGGGTGGAGATGGAAGCATTAACCGCAGTCAGTCTGGCCGGGTTAACGCTGTATGACATGCTGAAACCGCATTGTGAACCGGAAGATTTATGTCTGGATCAGGTTAAGTTACAAAAGAAAAAAGGCGGAAAATCCCATTTTACCCGTGCCTTAAAAGAAGCGTTGCCGGCTTCAATCATTGTATTGTCCGATACTGTGGCTGCAGGTAAAAAACCGGATACTGCCGGGCAGAATGTGCTGGAAATTTTACAGGAAGCCAATTTTAGCGATATTGCTTATCAGGTGATACCAGACAGTCCTGAACAACTGTTGGCATTGGTTGAACAGCAAAAAAATGATTATCCACTGATTTTAACTGTTGGCGGTACAGGACTTGGCCCTAAAGATTTAACAGTGGAAACCATTCAGCCTTTATTAAAACGTGAAATTCCCGGCTTGATGGAAGCTTCACGCAGTTTTGGGCAAAAACGCACGCCTTATGCGGCCTTGAGTCGTGGCGTGGCCGGTTATATCGATAACAGTCTGGTGATGACTTTACCGGGCAGCCGTCAGGGAGCGAAAGAGTCCTTGATTGCAGTACTGCCTGCCTTGGTGCATTTATTTGATGTGCAAAAAAATATCCCCCATCCAGGTGGCTACCAATGA